In the genome of Aulosira sp. FACHB-615, one region contains:
- a CDS encoding DUF262 domain-containing protein → MSTFTIQANQLPIHKVFSEDFIFTIPLYQRPYAWTTEQAGELFEDLISALGDSDEKIEDINPYFLGSIVLIKGNKSDAQVVDGQQRLTTLTILLAALRASVSQEYRHRITKYLYQEDDFEPEKNIYRLTLRPRDAQFFKEYIQAESGIEGLKQLNNKQLSDSCKNCKENTLLLLDKLQNLPENQIIRLLQFITRRCFLVIVSTPDIDSAYRIFSVMNNRGMDLSHADILKAEIIGKIMTQQQENYSKKWEGTEEKLGRDIFKSLFSHIRMIYSKSKLRESILKEFFDKNFKAFPLQYPQQFIDKILLPLADAFYDIQYQVYEGSLWTDEINILFQWLQLIDNSDWIPPAIFYLSQNYHNPELLLRFFSDLDRLASCLMIQRANINERIERYSKLLHAIDNREDLYTPDSPLQLTSKEKENILKILNGDLYLIKKIRSYVLLRLDSALAEGKPAYTFSNITVEHVLPQNPSADSEWLTLFPTQEDKEKYVHRLGNLVLLSSAKNSMAQNFDFETKKQKYFTTKKGICNFALTTQVLMEKEWTSEIIEKRQKVLIDKLKELWRL, encoded by the coding sequence ATGAGTACATTTACCATTCAGGCTAATCAACTTCCGATTCACAAAGTATTTAGTGAAGATTTTATTTTTACGATTCCTCTATATCAGCGTCCTTATGCTTGGACAACGGAACAAGCAGGAGAACTTTTTGAAGATTTAATCAGTGCTTTGGGAGATAGTGATGAGAAGATTGAGGATATTAATCCATACTTTTTAGGTAGTATTGTACTCATTAAAGGAAATAAGTCAGATGCTCAAGTTGTCGATGGACAACAGCGTCTTACAACACTAACCATCCTATTAGCTGCTTTGAGAGCATCTGTATCTCAAGAATATAGACACAGAATTACTAAATATTTATATCAAGAAGATGATTTTGAGCCAGAAAAAAATATTTATCGTTTAACTCTACGTCCAAGAGATGCACAATTTTTTAAAGAATATATTCAAGCAGAATCAGGTATTGAGGGCTTAAAACAATTAAATAATAAACAACTTTCAGATAGCTGTAAAAATTGTAAGGAAAATACACTACTACTTTTAGATAAATTACAAAATCTTCCTGAAAATCAAATAATACGTCTTCTTCAATTTATTACTAGACGATGTTTCTTAGTCATAGTATCTACTCCCGATATTGATTCTGCATATCGAATATTCTCTGTTATGAACAATCGGGGTATGGATTTATCTCATGCTGATATTTTAAAAGCAGAGATTATCGGTAAAATAATGACTCAACAACAAGAAAACTACAGTAAAAAATGGGAAGGTACTGAAGAGAAACTTGGACGTGATATATTTAAAAGCCTTTTCTCCCATATTAGAATGATTTACAGTAAATCAAAACTTCGTGAAAGTATACTCAAGGAGTTTTTTGATAAAAATTTTAAAGCATTTCCCCTGCAATATCCTCAGCAGTTTATTGATAAGATTTTACTGCCTTTAGCTGATGCTTTTTATGACATCCAGTATCAAGTTTACGAAGGAAGTTTATGGACAGATGAAATTAATATATTGTTCCAATGGTTGCAACTTATTGACAATTCTGATTGGATACCACCAGCTATTTTTTATTTATCGCAAAATTATCATAATCCTGAATTATTATTGCGATTCTTTTCAGATTTAGATAGACTAGCTTCTTGTTTAATGATTCAGCGTGCTAATATCAATGAACGTATTGAACGTTATAGCAAGTTACTACACGCTATTGATAATCGAGAAGATTTGTATACGCCAGATTCACCATTACAATTGACTTCTAAAGAAAAAGAAAATATCCTCAAAATTCTGAATGGCGACCTTTATTTAATCAAGAAAATCAGAAGTTATGTTTTGCTGCGCTTAGATTCTGCCCTTGCTGAAGGAAAGCCTGCTTATACTTTTTCTAATATTACAGTTGAACACGTACTACCACAAAATCCATCTGCTGATAGTGAGTGGTTAACCTTGTTTCCTACTCAGGAAGATAAGGAAAAATATGTACATCGGTTAGGTAATTTAGTTTTACTATCTTCTGCGAAAAATAGCATGGCTCAAAACTTTGATTTTGAGACTAAAAAGCAGAAATATTTTACAACGAAGAAAGGTATTTGTAATTTTGCACTCACTACACAAGTATTGATGGAAAAAGAATGGACATCTGAAATTATCGAAAAACGGCAAAAAGTTTTAATTGACAAGTTGAAAGAACTTTGGCGTTTATAA
- a CDS encoding WD40 repeat domain-containing protein, which produces MSNQSTNNQYETKQNISNVSIGDSNVVTFNQTQILQVSVAEIKTREFRATSPYKGLKKFEPEDKDIFFGRDQFLTGIVNQLQQTNLILLLGASGSGKSSVVRAGLIPWLSQKWGTKLVKLTFTPDIDPFESFYASLLSKYKQSAVQMAREAETDTLTEVVNRLKQPDDYWFILIDQFEELFTTTQPEKRNKFISSLVQLSKINVSNVKIVATMRADFLDRFSPYPALVKATDNHRPIIAEMQQDELRLAIEQPAAHHGVVFETGLVEEIIKDVQGQAGYLPLLQYTLNLLWETEVKTGSINDRTLNLNTYRMLGGVRGALQEHIDKIYGAFSQPEQLATQKIFLKLVDIGGDSESSSDWKPVRRRANRFEFSEELEQSVLRKLIDENLLVSNAPQETLHDRLTTAPVSTVEIAHEILLTSWTTLNTWIEENRQAIALFNRLNDDVAHWQTLKNDDELWSGSKLAKVVELRQNPALNPALGKFSEKTAEFIDASVKRRDRQRRRSIIVLSAFSTVVSLFAILAGIQYYRAETGQISALNQSSEARSIANKAKFDALLSALDAAKRYQSLILSNTNPQLQTEIQAQLGQAVYWTRERNRLQGHQSIVQSVSFSPDGQMIATASYDNTIKLWQADGKLIKTLLGHKKPVMSVSFSPKGDMLASASQDSTVKLWDRNGNLIKTIEAHKSWLLSVKFSPDGKTIAAGSNDYTAKLWRIDGTKINPINPLNGHSSWVMQVLFHPKTNQIVTTSGDNTIKLWTQNGKLLQTLTGHTDTVMSAAFSPDEKILATASLDKTVKLWSSDGKLIKSLSHPEKLYSVSFSKDGQIASGSVDGNVRLWTQDGKLLDTWAAHDGAIPSLTFSPDGQTLATTGNDNITKLWQVHRRWLTVLNGHQDAATGVNFRPDGKQVVSAGKGDLLYFWSPKGNLLFTRKTNQGSVYGMSFSPDGQTIASAGGDYTIRLWDANGKELRILRGHQDRVNNVSFSPDGQTIASASDDQTAKLWSLDGKQQKTLQGHKGRVLGVSFSPDGKIIATSGDDQTVKLWGVDGKELRTLRRHTDRVWNVKFSPDGKTIASASADGTIKLWSLEEKLIKTLKGHTAAVLDVSFSPDGKAMIASASSDKTIKLWRTGGTLITTLRGHQSEVNAVNFSPDGKFLASAGKDRLVLLWNVSDLSLPRLLKQGCQQIHDYLKTHPEVSQNFCN; this is translated from the coding sequence ATGAGCAACCAATCTACTAATAATCAGTATGAAACGAAGCAAAATATTAGTAATGTTTCAATCGGTGACAGCAATGTTGTCACCTTTAATCAAACTCAGATTTTGCAAGTTTCTGTGGCTGAGATTAAAACCCGTGAATTTAGAGCGACTTCACCCTATAAAGGCTTAAAGAAATTTGAGCCAGAAGATAAAGACATTTTTTTTGGTCGTGATCAGTTTCTCACAGGTATAGTTAATCAATTACAACAAACCAATTTAATTTTGCTTTTAGGCGCATCTGGGAGTGGTAAATCATCAGTAGTGCGTGCTGGTTTAATTCCCTGGTTATCACAAAAATGGGGAACAAAATTGGTCAAACTGACTTTTACGCCAGATATTGATCCCTTTGAATCTTTCTATGCAAGTTTGCTGAGTAAATATAAGCAATCAGCAGTCCAGATGGCGCGAGAGGCTGAAACTGACACCTTAACAGAAGTAGTCAATAGGCTCAAGCAGCCTGATGATTACTGGTTTATTTTAATTGACCAGTTTGAAGAATTATTTACTACAACTCAGCCAGAAAAACGGAATAAGTTTATCTCTAGCTTAGTGCAGTTAAGTAAAATTAATGTTTCTAATGTTAAAATTGTGGCAACTATGCGGGCTGATTTTCTTGACAGATTCAGCCCTTATCCTGCCTTAGTAAAAGCTACAGATAACCATCGTCCTATAATTGCAGAGATGCAACAAGATGAGTTGCGTTTGGCAATTGAACAACCTGCGGCTCATCATGGGGTAGTGTTTGAAACGGGCTTGGTAGAGGAAATCATTAAAGATGTTCAAGGGCAAGCTGGATATCTACCTTTATTGCAGTACACTCTCAATCTCTTGTGGGAGACAGAAGTTAAAACTGGTAGTATTAATGACCGGACTTTAAATTTGAATACTTACCGGATGTTAGGTGGGGTGAGAGGTGCGCTGCAAGAACATATAGATAAAATCTATGGTGCGTTTTCTCAACCAGAACAATTAGCAACTCAGAAAATTTTCCTCAAATTGGTAGATATTGGTGGAGATTCGGAATCAAGTAGCGATTGGAAGCCAGTTCGCAGACGGGCTAATCGTTTTGAGTTTAGCGAGGAACTAGAGCAAAGTGTATTGAGGAAGTTGATCGATGAAAATCTATTGGTAAGCAATGCGCCTCAAGAAACCCTACACGATCGCCTAACAACAGCGCCAGTATCTACAGTAGAAATTGCCCATGAAATTTTGTTAACATCCTGGACAACACTCAACACCTGGATTGAGGAAAATCGTCAGGCGATCGCACTTTTTAACCGACTTAATGATGATGTTGCACATTGGCAGACTTTGAAAAATGACGATGAACTGTGGAGTGGATCAAAGTTAGCAAAAGTTGTAGAACTGCGACAAAACCCAGCTTTGAACCCAGCATTGGGTAAATTTAGTGAGAAAACTGCCGAGTTTATTGATGCTAGTGTCAAAAGACGCGATCGTCAACGCCGCCGCAGCATAATCGTACTCTCGGCCTTTTCTACGGTGGTGTCATTATTCGCCATTTTAGCCGGAATTCAGTACTATAGAGCCGAAACAGGACAAATTTCTGCTTTGAATCAAAGTTCCGAAGCCCGTTCTATTGCTAATAAAGCTAAGTTTGATGCCCTCTTAAGTGCTTTGGATGCGGCCAAACGCTATCAATCGCTGATTTTAAGCAACACTAATCCACAATTGCAAACAGAAATACAAGCCCAGTTAGGACAAGCAGTCTACTGGACAAGAGAACGCAACCGTCTGCAAGGACATCAAAGTATTGTTCAAAGTGTGAGTTTTAGCCCCGATGGCCAAATGATTGCCACCGCCAGCTACGATAACACAATCAAGCTATGGCAAGCAGACGGTAAACTGATCAAAACTCTCTTGGGGCATAAAAAACCCGTTATGAGTGTGAGTTTTAGCCCCAAGGGGGATATGCTGGCTTCAGCTAGTCAAGATAGCACAGTCAAACTTTGGGATCGCAATGGTAATCTAATTAAGACGATTGAAGCTCATAAAAGCTGGTTGTTAAGTGTAAAATTCAGCCCGGATGGTAAGACTATTGCTGCTGGGAGCAATGATTACACAGCCAAACTATGGCGTATTGACGGTACAAAAATTAATCCCATTAATCCCCTCAATGGACATAGCTCATGGGTGATGCAGGTGCTTTTTCATCCCAAAACCAATCAGATTGTTACTACTAGTGGTGACAACACTATCAAACTTTGGACACAAAATGGCAAACTACTGCAAACCCTGACTGGACATACTGACACTGTGATGAGTGCAGCTTTCAGCCCAGATGAAAAAATATTAGCAACTGCCAGCCTAGATAAAACAGTTAAACTTTGGAGTTCCGATGGGAAACTAATCAAAAGCCTTTCCCATCCAGAAAAACTATATAGTGTTAGTTTCAGTAAAGATGGACAGATTGCCTCTGGTAGTGTTGACGGAAATGTCAGGCTGTGGACGCAAGATGGCAAATTATTAGATACCTGGGCAGCTCATGATGGCGCAATTCCTAGCTTGACCTTTAGCCCTGATGGACAAACTCTCGCCACAACTGGTAACGATAACATTACCAAGCTCTGGCAAGTCCATCGCCGGTGGCTGACTGTTCTGAATGGACATCAAGATGCGGCAACTGGTGTCAATTTCCGCCCTGATGGGAAGCAAGTAGTCAGTGCTGGTAAGGGCGATTTGCTTTACTTCTGGAGTCCAAAAGGTAATTTACTCTTTACCCGCAAAACAAATCAAGGCAGTGTGTATGGTATGAGTTTCAGTCCAGATGGCCAAACCATAGCCTCTGCTGGTGGTGATTATACTATCCGACTCTGGGATGCTAACGGGAAAGAATTAAGAATATTACGAGGTCATCAAGATCGCGTTAATAATGTCAGCTTCAGCCCAGATGGACAGACAATCGCCTCTGCTAGTGATGATCAAACAGCTAAACTTTGGAGCTTAGACGGTAAACAACAGAAAACTCTTCAAGGACACAAGGGCAGAGTTTTAGGTGTCAGCTTTAGCCCCGATGGCAAAATCATCGCTACTAGCGGTGATGATCAGACAGTGAAACTGTGGGGAGTTGATGGTAAAGAACTGAGAACTTTAAGGAGACACACAGACCGAGTTTGGAATGTCAAATTTAGCCCCGATGGCAAAACCATCGCCTCTGCTAGTGCTGACGGGACAATCAAACTGTGGAGTTTAGAGGAAAAACTGATCAAAACCCTAAAGGGACATACGGCGGCGGTTCTTGATGTGAGCTTCAGTCCCGATGGAAAAGCGATGATCGCTTCTGCTAGTAGTGACAAAACTATCAAACTTTGGCGGACAGGTGGAACCTTAATCACAACTTTGAGGGGACATCAGTCGGAAGTCAACGCTGTGAATTTCAGCCCCGATGGCAAGTTTTTAGCCTCTGCTGGAAAAGACAGATTGGTATTGCTTTGGAATGTATCTGATTTAAGTTTGCCGAGGTTGTTGAAACAAGGATGTCAACAGATACATGATTATCTAAAAACTCACCCAGAAGTTTCACAAAACTTCTGTAATTAA
- the cobG gene encoding precorrin-3B synthase has protein sequence MVSGFTACPGLFYATSAQDGILSRLRIPGGILNSKQCQAIAQIADMQGGGYVDVTNRANLQIREISQGISSEVLQHLQNLGIGSHNSAIDHIRNIMTSPTAGIDPEELIDTRPLIQSWDAYLAAHSELSALSAKFSVCFDGGGKVSVSDRLNDILLRAELINTQVYFRLYLSFIKSQPPINTGIILLPEQCLSVLAALADVYLQHTDIQLRRKPRLQAVINSLGWENYLQQVEQRLSFTLQRSQLSPTTKEAGFWHIGIHPQRQENLFYIGVVLPLGRLTSQQLRRLGNLAAKYGSGTLRLTPWQNLLITDIPQGCVIDVQNHLTDLGLDFTVTNIQSTLVACSGKRGCAASATDTKSHALALADYLKNRVQLNRPINIHFSGCAKSCAQPHTGDITLLGVSDRNIESYHIYVGDRDSLEQFGQKIYQDVSFIELPARIEQMLTVYKNHRLHHDESFTEFVNRYETTQLKQLFKISNICVHLRSSVVVN, from the coding sequence TTGGTTTCAGGATTTACAGCCTGTCCGGGGTTATTCTACGCTACATCTGCTCAAGATGGAATTTTATCTCGCCTGAGAATACCAGGAGGGATACTTAATAGTAAACAATGTCAGGCGATCGCACAGATCGCAGATATGCAAGGTGGTGGTTATGTGGATGTCACAAATCGCGCCAACCTGCAAATCAGAGAAATTAGCCAGGGTATCAGCAGCGAAGTTTTACAACACCTGCAAAATTTGGGTATAGGGTCTCACAATTCGGCTATAGACCACATCCGTAATATTATGACTAGCCCAACAGCAGGTATCGACCCAGAAGAATTAATCGATACTCGCCCTTTAATTCAAAGCTGGGATGCTTATTTAGCAGCACATTCGGAACTATCAGCACTCTCAGCTAAGTTTAGTGTTTGCTTTGATGGCGGTGGGAAAGTTTCGGTAAGCGATCGCCTCAATGATATCCTGTTGAGGGCTGAGTTAATCAACACTCAAGTTTACTTCCGCTTATATCTAAGTTTCATCAAAAGCCAACCACCCATCAATACAGGAATTATATTGTTACCTGAACAATGTTTGTCTGTTTTGGCAGCTTTAGCAGATGTTTATTTACAACATACTGATATTCAACTTAGGCGCAAGCCACGGTTACAAGCAGTTATCAACAGTTTGGGATGGGAAAATTATCTTCAGCAAGTTGAACAGCGTTTAAGTTTTACTTTGCAGCGTTCTCAACTTTCCCCAACAACAAAGGAAGCAGGTTTCTGGCATATTGGGATTCATCCCCAACGCCAAGAAAATTTGTTTTATATTGGTGTCGTCTTACCCCTTGGTCGGCTAACAAGTCAGCAGTTGCGGCGTTTGGGCAATTTAGCAGCAAAATATGGTAGTGGAACCCTCAGACTCACACCTTGGCAAAATTTACTCATCACGGATATTCCCCAGGGGTGTGTGATTGATGTTCAAAATCACCTAACTGACTTAGGCTTAGATTTCACCGTCACTAATATTCAAAGTACATTAGTTGCTTGTTCTGGTAAACGCGGTTGTGCAGCTTCGGCTACCGATACTAAAAGTCATGCTTTAGCATTAGCCGATTATCTCAAAAATCGTGTTCAGCTAAATCGCCCGATTAACATTCACTTTAGCGGCTGTGCAAAATCTTGCGCCCAACCTCACACAGGTGACATCACTTTACTGGGTGTGAGCGATCGCAACATAGAAAGTTATCACATTTATGTCGGCGATCGTGATAGTCTCGAACAATTCGGTCAGAAAATCTATCAAGATGTGAGTTTTATAGAATTACCTGCACGGATAGAACAAATGCTCACAGTGTATAAAAATCACCGCCTGCACCATGACGAATCTTTTACCGAATTTGTCAATCGATACGAGACTACCCAACTAAAACAGTTATTTAAGATTTCCAACATCTGTGTTCATCTGCGCTCATCTGTGGTTGTTAATTGA
- a CDS encoding ATP-dependent 6-phosphofructokinase, giving the protein MGKSKRIGILTSGGDCSGLNAVIRAVVHCANGKGWEVLGIRQATLGLMARPPQVTKLEIEQVDPLLTSGGTMLGTTNKGDPFAFPMADGSFCDRSSEIIAGYHQLDLDALIGIGGDGSLAILRRLAQQGGINLVGIPKTIDNDIGITEHAIGFDTAVNIATEALDKLHFTAASHSRVMILEVMGRDAGHIALAAGIAGGADVILIPEILYSMDDICYHIKNRQEDGKNYCLVIVSEAVRTQEGETRTLTNRLGQSRYGGIGEYLADQISDRIGAETRVTVLGHIQRGGTASPLDRLVASAFGVAAVNLIEEGKYDYMVAWQNRQVITVPIEEAIAQYKAVNPEDTLVQTARGLGIYLGE; this is encoded by the coding sequence ATGGGTAAAAGTAAGCGTATAGGCATTCTAACTAGTGGCGGAGATTGCTCTGGTTTGAATGCAGTCATCCGAGCAGTTGTTCATTGTGCTAATGGTAAAGGTTGGGAAGTCTTAGGTATTCGACAAGCAACTCTAGGATTAATGGCAAGACCACCACAAGTTACTAAATTAGAAATCGAGCAAGTTGATCCGTTATTAACTTCTGGTGGCACAATGTTAGGCACTACTAATAAAGGTGATCCTTTTGCTTTTCCGATGGCTGATGGTAGTTTTTGCGATCGCTCATCAGAAATTATTGCAGGCTATCATCAATTAGATTTAGATGCGTTGATTGGCATTGGCGGGGATGGTAGTTTAGCAATTCTGCGTCGTTTAGCACAACAAGGCGGAATTAACTTAGTCGGTATCCCGAAAACCATTGATAATGATATCGGTATTACTGAACACGCCATTGGCTTTGATACAGCCGTTAATATTGCGACCGAAGCACTGGATAAATTACATTTCACCGCCGCTTCCCATAGTCGAGTCATGATCTTAGAAGTCATGGGTCGTGATGCGGGACACATCGCTTTAGCTGCGGGAATTGCTGGGGGTGCAGATGTGATTTTAATTCCCGAAATCCTCTACAGTATGGATGATATTTGTTATCACATTAAAAACCGTCAAGAAGACGGCAAAAACTATTGTTTAGTGATTGTCTCCGAAGCTGTGCGGACTCAAGAAGGGGAAACTCGCACCTTAACTAATCGCCTGGGTCAATCACGATATGGGGGAATTGGGGAATATCTAGCCGACCAAATTAGCGATCGCATCGGTGCAGAAACAAGAGTCACTGTCTTAGGACACATCCAACGCGGTGGTACAGCCTCACCCCTAGACCGATTAGTCGCCTCGGCTTTTGGTGTAGCCGCAGTTAATCTAATTGAGGAAGGTAAATATGATTACATGGTTGCTTGGCAAAATCGCCAAGTGATCACCGTACCCATCGAAGAAGCGATCGCACAGTACAAAGCCGTCAACCCCGAAGATACTTTGGTTCAAACTGCTCGTGGTTTAGGCATTTATTTAGGAGAATAG
- a CDS encoding C1 family peptidase → MTKKGTGWIPDYPDVRDFTLDNDEIKSLSNKVQTQGSNADVESLADTLRKALKLIEQQQKNNHENTDDINKLINQLSGEFHFVNVEMNNVLKEGMSDSEVLLIKNYLQRIISTWKVFQENNKYKKFTYTPAISDTRFDEQTCEAVRQVLKHQPYLKKNGSQEHDGSIDKDDMDALKLLALGADITRDIEKEFMELIAVNAEEYKKIIIDRYQDKKTLYDNYEKDISIKYLLCFLKEDTFTQYLLPFLKNIDNYNVRQVKQDNSSEIKIETVQYYQGVIALYLYIIINNLNSIKAEIENNENLDFILQQISKILENNESSDFTLQQISKILENNENLDFILQQISKILENNENLDFILQQIKNGLIMPPFQKIIKCIAEIVIIILAIKSNEKFQFFINDFQKSLVKIGFSAYELSEFKNIKIENYKGIIEYLGIDFSNKGENKLEKITTSIIEPSISKLKYLMGLLYTVCPPIIPESLFQKIEITISAPIPSMVKELLINKLYEQQAKKNGDNSSANKKEINLFLQNNNDDQALPLLKELNKILLQVLMPLGQYNNLSKAVEDGIVKIRSFLKKKQEDSEESKNTENPEDNIRKIIRETMGEYNVTIAQDYSLINEIYWQKWDYKNFETKIDSIFKEIQSILKSSKSSSETSDSTQTFGFLAPKSRATNKPLNNKPLKKPLFQISASQLSLLLGGGEFPEKKADKTSKKSLEKLNNSLLFPISSNLRQQIKTEIEKAKIDETTNKQSNEQSNEQSNEQSNEQSNEQSVFLSLPEFVDLSYWCSPVEDQGSLNSCTAHAGIALIEYAQKKSSGSYTDASPLFLYQVTRNLMQREGDSGASVRDTMKAMVAFGVCPEEYWPYNEDKFNEEPTSFCYSFAENYKTIKYFRLDDGQISKYALLSQVKLLLVSEIPCIFGFTLYNSVYDEVNFSRGHIPLPSKRDKVIGGHTVVAVGYHDRKIIENEDGERFEGALLIRNSWGNRWGQGGYGWMPYDYIIRGLTADWWSLLKAEWLATGRFGAGASAWNADKGDNVGDGQTPKGQGK, encoded by the coding sequence ATGACAAAGAAAGGAACAGGCTGGATTCCCGATTACCCCGATGTTAGAGACTTTACATTAGATAATGATGAAATTAAAAGTTTATCGAACAAAGTTCAAACTCAAGGCTCTAATGCTGATGTTGAGAGCCTCGCTGACACTTTGCGTAAAGCATTAAAACTTATTGAACAGCAACAAAAGAATAATCACGAGAATACTGACGATATAAATAAACTAATAAATCAGCTTTCAGGCGAATTCCATTTTGTAAATGTAGAAATGAATAATGTTCTAAAAGAAGGAATGTCTGACTCAGAAGTTTTACTGATTAAAAATTATTTACAACGTATTATTTCCACATGGAAAGTATTTCAAGAAAATAACAAATATAAGAAGTTCACGTATACACCAGCAATAAGCGACACAAGATTTGATGAACAGACTTGTGAAGCCGTTAGACAAGTCTTAAAACATCAACCATATTTAAAAAAGAATGGTTCTCAAGAACATGATGGTTCTATAGATAAAGATGATATGGACGCTTTAAAGCTATTGGCATTAGGCGCAGATATTACTCGTGATATAGAAAAGGAATTTATGGAATTAATTGCTGTGAATGCTGAAGAATACAAAAAAATAATTATAGATAGATATCAAGATAAAAAAACATTATATGACAATTATGAAAAAGATATTTCCATTAAATATTTATTATGTTTTCTAAAAGAAGATACTTTCACTCAATACTTATTGCCATTTTTAAAAAACATCGATAACTACAATGTTCGGCAAGTAAAACAAGACAATAGCTCAGAAATAAAAATAGAAACAGTCCAATATTACCAAGGCGTAATAGCCTTATACTTGTATATAATTATAAATAATCTTAATTCTATAAAAGCAGAAATAGAAAACAATGAGAATTTAGATTTTATATTACAACAAATATCAAAAATCCTCGAAAACAATGAGAGTTCGGATTTTACATTACAACAAATATCAAAAATCCTCGAAAACAATGAGAATTTAGATTTTATATTACAACAAATATCAAAAATCCTCGAAAACAATGAGAATTTAGATTTTATATTACAACAAATAAAAAATGGATTAATAATGCCCCCTTTCCAAAAAATAATCAAATGTATAGCAGAAATCGTAATAATAATATTAGCTATTAAAAGTAATGAAAAATTCCAATTTTTTATCAATGATTTTCAAAAAAGCTTAGTAAAAATCGGATTTAGTGCTTATGAATTAAGTGAATTTAAAAACATTAAAATTGAAAACTATAAAGGCATTATAGAATATTTAGGAATAGATTTTAGTAATAAAGGTGAGAATAAACTAGAGAAAATAACTACAAGTATAATAGAACCAAGCATTAGTAAGCTTAAGTATTTAATGGGATTGCTATATACAGTTTGTCCACCCATAATCCCAGAATCTCTATTCCAAAAAATAGAAATAACTATATCGGCACCAATTCCGAGCATGGTTAAGGAATTATTGATCAATAAATTATATGAGCAGCAGGCAAAAAAAAACGGAGATAATTCATCAGCCAATAAAAAAGAAATAAATCTTTTCTTGCAAAATAATAATGATGATCAAGCTTTACCATTATTAAAAGAATTAAATAAAATTTTACTGCAAGTATTAATGCCATTAGGCCAATACAATAACTTAAGCAAAGCTGTGGAAGACGGAATAGTTAAAATTCGGTCTTTCTTGAAAAAGAAACAAGAAGATTCAGAAGAAAGCAAGAACACAGAAAATCCCGAAGACAATATCAGAAAAATAATTCGAGAAACGATGGGGGAATATAATGTCACAATAGCCCAAGATTATAGCTTGATAAATGAAATATATTGGCAAAAATGGGATTATAAAAATTTTGAGACAAAAATTGACTCTATCTTCAAAGAAATCCAATCTATCTTGAAAAGTAGCAAGAGCAGTAGCGAGACCTCTGACTCTACTCAAACTTTTGGTTTTCTGGCTCCCAAGTCTAGAGCTACTAATAAACCCCTAAACAATAAGCCCCTGAAAAAGCCTTTGTTTCAAATTAGTGCTTCTCAACTATCATTGTTACTTGGAGGGGGGGAATTTCCAGAAAAAAAAGCTGATAAAACTAGCAAAAAGTCTTTAGAAAAACTAAACAATAGTTTGTTATTTCCGATTAGTAGCAATCTCCGTCAGCAGATTAAAACAGAGATAGAAAAAGCAAAAATAGATGAGACAACAAATAAACAAAGTAATGAGCAAAGTAATGAGCAAAGTAATGAGCAAAGTAATGAGCAAAGTAATGAGCAAAGCGTATTTTTATCATTACCAGAATTTGTAGATTTAAGCTACTGGTGTTCTCCTGTGGAGGATCAAGGTTCCTTAAATTCTTGCACAGCCCATGCAGGAATTGCCTTAATAGAGTATGCACAAAAAAAGAGTAGCGGTAGCTACACAGATGCTTCTCCTTTGTTTCTCTACCAAGTTACCCGTAACTTGATGCAACGAGAAGGAGATTCAGGAGCTTCTGTAAGAGATACAATGAAGGCGATGGTTGCATTTGGAGTTTGCCCAGAAGAGTATTGGCCTTACAATGAAGATAAGTTTAATGAAGAACCAACATCTTTTTGTTACTCCTTTGCTGAAAATTACAAAACAATCAAATATTTCCGCTTAGACGATGGTCAAATCTCTAAATATGCACTCCTCTCACAAGTCAAATTGCTGCTAGTTTCTGAAATTCCTTGTATATTTGGATTCACCCTTTATAATTCCGTCTACGATGAAGTGAATTTCAGTAGAGGACATATCCCTTTGCCCAGCAAACGAGATAAAGTCATTGGTGGTCATACTGTAGTTGCAGTTGGCTATCATGACCGCAAGATTATCGAAAATGAAGATGGTGAGCGATTTGAAGGAGCTTTGCTAATTCGCAACTCTTGGGGAAATCGTTGGGGTCAAGGTGGCTACGGCTGGATGCCTTATGATTACATTATTAGAGGACTCACAGCTGATTGGTGGTCACTCCTCAAAGCCGAATGGTTAGCAACTGGCCGTTTCGGCGCGGGCGCAAGTGCTTGGAATGCAGATAAAGGAGATAATGTGGGGGATGGGCAAACTCCAAAGGGACAAGGGAAATAA